The Candidatus Omnitrophota bacterium genomic interval ATATGGCCTTATCCTGATGGTAAAAGAAATATAACACCCTTACATTACCTTCGTGCCCTCTAAATCTTAATTCGAATACATCCTTCCCTATATATTTAGCATGCGGGAATGGCAGTTTATAGCCGAATTCCTCTAGTAGTTCCTTGACAAAGAAAAATTTTCGCTGAGACTTAAAATCTAACGAGTCGATAAACTCCCTTACAGGAGATCTGCCGGACTCGGTAAGGTAATAA includes:
- a CDS encoding type II toxin-antitoxin system RelE/ParE family toxin, which codes for MAKFTCYYYLTESGRSPVREFIDSLDFKSQRKFFFVKELLEEFGYKLPFPHAKYIGKDVFELRFRGHEGNVRVLYFFYHQDKAIFTNGFIKKSAKTPKKEIEIAVARKAKYLNKYRGDDTK